In Rutidosis leptorrhynchoides isolate AG116_Rl617_1_P2 chromosome 2, CSIRO_AGI_Rlap_v1, whole genome shotgun sequence, one genomic interval encodes:
- the LOC139892119 gene encoding PHD finger protein EHD3-like translates to MMVNEKETRNGDLNCSFNGSSSCDGTCSSADGLRICKRRKRRKMTSASDDIFKSDSSDKIKADYDSALDQNVSRLRFDAFPVGLGGCSVWRSRKIVLQQMHQSLNGHDDGIGKCIRNALMTYPESVCTSVIKESFDSVEAGENQTLNSAKEHTQVVCNESIKQSEASTISELCGHAFTDILNSDKFSELCDLLFKNFGTVNTNRILDVKAIHSKMKNGVYETSPMLYLKDIQKVWTKLQQVGNEMVTLANSLSDKSTAHYEQFIRKSSAPEANGASNCHGCGEKADAWKCLVCDSCGEIYHLNCTELIGTQIPPTSWYCGIFVSNGIGSPHDKCVVCDKLKSSIFVERVPTSDESLDIPNSFEMHEVTEESQGSKTCFICKNEVNIGDNFRTCGHSLCAHKFYHYKCLTNRQLGVHGPC, encoded by the exons ATGATGGTTAATGAAAAGGAAACAAGAAATGGTGATTTGAATTGCAGTTTTAATGGTAGTAGTAGTTGTGATGGGACTTGTAGTAGTGCTGATGGATTGAGAATCTGTAAAAGGAGAAAACGTAGAAAGATGACTAGTGCTTCAGATGATATATTCAAGTCTGATTCTTCTGATAAG ATAAAGGCTGATTATGATAGTGCTTTAGATCAAAATGTTAGCAGGTTACGTTTTGATGCATTTCCCGTAGGGCTAGGCGGATGTTCTGTGTGGCGCAGTAGAAAGATTGTCTTGCAGCAGATGCATCAGTCTCTTAATGGGCATGATGATGGTATTGGAAAATGCATACGAAACGCTCTAATGACATATCCAGAAAGTGTTTGCACTTCTGTTATTAAG GAGTCTTTCGATAGTGTTGAAGCAGGTGAAAATCAAACACTTAATTCTGCTAAAGAACATACTCAGGTTGTATGTAATGAATCTATAAAACAATCAGAAGCTTCTACGATCTCGGAGTTGTGTGGACATGCATTCACTGACATTTTAAACTCAGACAAATTCTCTGAGTTATGTGATCTACTTTTTAAGAATTTTGGTACTGTTAATACTAACCGAATTCTAGACGTTAAGGCTATACACTCGAAGATGAAAAATGGAGTTTATGAAACTTCACCAATGCTTTACCTTAAAGATATCCAAAAG GTATGGACGAAGCTTCAACAGGTTGGCAATGAGATGGTTACACTTGCAAACAGTCTTTCTGATAAATCAACGGCTCACTATGAACAG TTTATTAGGAAATCGAGTGCACCCGAAGCTAATGGTGCGTCTAATTGCCATGGATGTGGAGAAAAAGCCGATGCTTGGAAATGTTTAGTTTGCGATTCGTGCGGAGAAATATACCATCTCAATTGTACCGAACTAATCGGTACACAAATTCCTCCTACAAGTTGGTATTGCGGTATCTTTGTCTCAAACGGAATAGGATCACCTCACGATAAATGTGTAGTTTGTGACAAGTTAAAATCTTCTATTTTCGTTGAACGTGTACCAACAAGCGACGAATCACTAGATATTCCAAATAGTTTCGAAATGCATGAAGTAACCGAAGAAAGTCAAGGGTCAAAGACTTGTTTCATCTGCAAAAACGAAGTGAACATCGGAGACAATTTTCGAACGTGTGGACATTCGTTATGCGCTCACAAGTTTTATCATTACAAATGTTTAACGAATAGGCAGTTGGGTGTGCACGGTCCGTGTTAG